A single window of Chlamydiota bacterium DNA harbors:
- the pgcA gene encoding Phosphoglucomutase: MINFPSTFDEQTKTNINSWLEGPYPDEVKQEIKDLLEKDPKALADAFYTHLSFGTGGVRTLMGVGTNRLNVYTIQLITQGLANYLLKAFPQEQVSVFISFDSRNHSNAFAKTTAQVLAANHIQVFITKDLRPTPYVSFGLRDKKCHAGVMITASHNSKEYNGYKVYFQDGAQLVPPHDKNVMEEVQKIHSLDDVKKEVQNQSFIQEVDESLDEEYLKAIFEMQLNKKDNAKKGSNLKVLYTPLHGTGITLVPKLFEKWGFTNFETVFEQSTPDGNFPTTKHPNPEVKEALDIGTKRMLAENFDLLIATDPDADRIGIVINHDNTPIYINGNEMACVLLEGILNNYKIKDLLNPKSACVKTIVTTELFKTICDDYKVKCFDVLTGFKYIGEKIHEWELSNEFQYVFGAEESYGCLFGTHARDKDAIIATGIVCDLALQLKAQDKTLSDYLIEIYEKYGVYREKLESIEFDPGQEGQEKIKSILKTLRSNPPSQFDTFSILSIEDYLTQKALDIKTNQTTSLFLPSSNVLLYRLENEGKLVIRASGTEPKLKIYAGLKAEKTGSVQEQIQNADNELTKLIDSLKTHLKI, translated from the coding sequence ATGATAAATTTTCCCTCAACGTTCGATGAACAAACAAAAACAAATATTAATTCTTGGTTAGAAGGTCCCTATCCGGATGAAGTCAAACAAGAAATCAAAGATCTTTTAGAAAAAGATCCTAAAGCTCTAGCTGATGCTTTTTATACACATTTGAGTTTTGGAACAGGAGGTGTGCGCACCCTAATGGGAGTTGGAACGAATCGTTTAAATGTGTACACCATTCAACTCATCACCCAAGGACTTGCCAACTATCTTTTAAAAGCCTTTCCTCAAGAACAAGTGAGTGTCTTTATTAGCTTTGATTCTAGAAACCATTCTAATGCATTTGCTAAAACTACAGCGCAAGTTTTAGCTGCAAACCATATCCAAGTCTTCATCACAAAAGATTTGCGTCCGACCCCTTATGTTTCTTTTGGCCTAAGAGACAAAAAATGCCATGCAGGTGTGATGATTACAGCTTCACACAATTCTAAAGAATACAATGGCTATAAAGTCTATTTTCAAGATGGCGCGCAGCTTGTTCCTCCTCATGATAAAAATGTGATGGAAGAGGTGCAAAAAATCCACTCTCTAGATGATGTAAAAAAAGAGGTACAAAACCAATCCTTTATTCAAGAAGTGGATGAAAGCTTAGACGAAGAATATCTAAAAGCCATTTTTGAGATGCAACTAAATAAAAAAGACAATGCAAAAAAAGGTTCCAATCTCAAAGTCTTATACACCCCTCTTCATGGCACAGGCATTACTTTAGTCCCTAAACTTTTTGAAAAATGGGGCTTTACAAATTTTGAAACGGTGTTTGAACAATCCACACCTGATGGAAACTTTCCCACTACAAAACATCCTAACCCTGAAGTCAAAGAAGCGCTAGATATTGGCACAAAGCGCATGCTAGCTGAAAACTTTGATCTTCTCATTGCCACAGATCCAGATGCCGATCGTATTGGAATTGTGATTAATCATGACAACACTCCGATCTATATCAATGGAAATGAAATGGCCTGCGTTTTGTTAGAAGGCATCTTAAACAATTACAAAATTAAAGACCTGCTTAATCCAAAATCTGCATGTGTCAAAACAATTGTCACAACAGAGCTGTTTAAAACCATTTGTGATGACTACAAGGTCAAATGCTTTGATGTGCTCACTGGATTCAAATATATTGGAGAAAAAATCCATGAGTGGGAATTGAGCAACGAATTTCAATATGTGTTTGGAGCAGAAGAATCCTATGGATGTCTCTTTGGAACCCATGCAAGGGATAAGGATGCGATCATTGCCACGGGCATTGTGTGCGATCTAGCCCTCCAACTCAAAGCCCAAGACAAAACCCTTTCAGATTATTTGATAGAAATTTACGAAAAATATGGTGTGTATAGAGAAAAACTAGAGTCAATAGAATTTGACCCAGGTCAAGAAGGCCAAGAAAAGATCAAATCTATCTTAAAAACGCTTCGCTCCAATCCTCCTTCCCAATTTGACACATTTTCCATCCTTTCGATCGAAGACTATCTTACCCAAAAAGCTCTCGATATTAAAACCAATCAAACCACGTCTCTTTTTTTACCCAGCTCTAATGTACTGTTATATCGTCTAGAGAACGAAGGTAAGCTTGTCATACGTGCTTCTGGCACAGAACCCAAGCTAAAGATTTATGCAGGCCTTAAAGCTGAAAAAACGGGCTCTGTTCAAGAGCAGATCCAAAATGCAGATAATGAGCTGACAAAACTTATCGATTCCTTAAAAACCCATCTAAAGATTTAG